A window of Streptomyces sp. SAI-127 contains these coding sequences:
- a CDS encoding maleylacetate reductase, with product MTTQQPSFTYEALPMRVVFGAGSMAQIPQEAERLGLRRLLVLSTPAQEKLAEQAETLLGEACVGRFTEARMHVPADIAAAAVKAARETGADGCLAIGGGSTIGLGKAIALETGLPVISVPTTYAGSEMTPIWGVTENGRKRTGRDRSVLPRSVVYDPELTLGLPVGMSVTSGFNAVAHAVEALYAPDASPIISLMAEDGVRSLAAALPTIVEDPLGLQARSDALRGAWLCGACLGATTMSLHHKLCHILGGTFDLPHAETHTVLLPYVAAFNLPAAPAAEQALRRALATDDVPGHLARTSVELGAPRSLADLGLTQGDVDEVIGQAVGRPYANPRPVTSDALRFLLTAALNGALAP from the coding sequence ATGACCACCCAGCAGCCGAGTTTCACCTACGAAGCCTTGCCCATGAGGGTGGTCTTCGGTGCCGGAAGCATGGCGCAGATCCCGCAGGAGGCGGAGCGACTCGGCCTGCGCAGGCTGTTGGTGCTGTCCACGCCGGCGCAGGAGAAGCTCGCCGAGCAAGCCGAGACGCTGCTCGGAGAAGCCTGCGTCGGCCGCTTCACCGAAGCCCGGATGCACGTGCCCGCCGACATCGCCGCGGCGGCCGTCAAGGCCGCGCGTGAGACCGGCGCGGACGGCTGTCTGGCCATCGGCGGCGGCTCCACGATCGGCTTGGGCAAGGCGATCGCCCTGGAAACAGGGCTGCCCGTGATCAGCGTCCCGACCACCTACGCGGGCTCCGAGATGACCCCCATCTGGGGCGTGACCGAGAACGGCCGCAAACGGACCGGACGCGACCGTTCGGTCCTGCCGCGCAGCGTGGTCTACGACCCCGAGCTCACCCTCGGTCTCCCTGTCGGCATGTCGGTGACCAGCGGCTTCAACGCCGTCGCCCACGCCGTCGAAGCCCTGTACGCCCCCGACGCCTCACCGATCATCTCCCTGATGGCCGAGGACGGTGTCCGTTCCCTGGCCGCCGCCCTGCCCACCATCGTCGAGGACCCTCTGGGCCTTCAGGCGCGGTCGGACGCACTGCGGGGGGCCTGGCTGTGCGGCGCCTGCCTGGGGGCCACCACGATGTCGCTGCACCACAAGCTCTGCCACATCCTCGGCGGCACCTTCGACCTGCCCCACGCCGAAACCCACACGGTCCTGCTCCCGTACGTCGCCGCCTTCAACCTCCCGGCGGCACCGGCGGCCGAACAGGCGCTACGCCGTGCCCTGGCCACCGACGACGTGCCGGGACACCTGGCCCGGACGAGCGTCGAGCTCGGTGCCCCGCGCTCCCTCGCCGACCTCGGCCTGACCCAGGGCGACGTGGACGAAGTCATCGGCCAGGCAGTGGGCCGGCCTTACGCCAACCCGCGCCCGGTCACGTCCGACGCCCTTCGCTTTCTGCTCACGGCAGCGTTGAACGGCGCCCTCGCGCCCTGA
- a CDS encoding dioxygenase — MDFTVETATDAVVDSFRETKDQRLRQIMESLTHHLHDFVRDIEPTMEEWEAAIGFLTAVGQTCDDTRQEFVLLSDVLGISMLVETLNGAEHGTESTVLGPFHMTASPHRELGDTIDLLGTGHPCVISGRVMSSDGTPLPGAELDVWQCTEDGFYDVQQPDVQPPGNGRGLFRTDDEGRFRFRSVVPSHYPIPTDGPVGSLLRATGRHPYRPAHVHFIARADGHQPVTTHAFVANSPYIDSDAVFVVKRGLITDFTESPDERDAERFGLTVPFTHATFDIVLATAPEATP, encoded by the coding sequence GTGGACTTCACCGTCGAGACCGCCACCGACGCGGTGGTGGACAGTTTCCGGGAGACCAAGGACCAGCGGCTGCGGCAGATCATGGAAAGCCTCACCCACCACCTCCACGACTTCGTGCGGGACATCGAACCCACGATGGAGGAATGGGAAGCCGCGATCGGGTTCCTCACCGCCGTAGGCCAGACATGCGACGACACCCGCCAGGAGTTCGTCCTGCTCTCCGACGTCCTGGGGATCTCCATGCTCGTCGAAACCCTGAACGGGGCCGAGCACGGCACCGAGAGCACCGTCCTGGGCCCCTTCCACATGACCGCCTCGCCGCACCGTGAACTCGGCGACACCATCGACCTGCTGGGCACCGGCCACCCATGCGTCATCTCCGGCCGGGTGATGAGCTCCGACGGCACACCTCTGCCCGGTGCCGAACTCGACGTCTGGCAGTGCACTGAGGACGGCTTCTACGACGTGCAGCAGCCCGACGTCCAGCCACCGGGCAACGGGCGCGGTCTGTTCCGTACGGACGACGAGGGCCGCTTCAGGTTCCGCAGCGTCGTCCCCTCGCACTACCCGATCCCGACCGACGGCCCGGTCGGCAGCCTGCTCCGCGCCACCGGCCGGCATCCCTACCGGCCCGCCCATGTGCACTTCATCGCGCGTGCCGACGGCCATCAGCCGGTCACCACCCACGCGTTCGTCGCGAACAGCCCGTACATCGACTCCGACGCGGTCTTCGTCGTGAAACGCGGTCTCATCACCGACTTCACCGAGTCGCCTGACGAGCGGGACGCCGAACGCTTCGGCTTGACGGTGCCTTTCACCCATGCCACGTTCGACATCGTCCTGGCCACAGCACCGGAGGCCACGCCATGA
- a CDS encoding alpha/beta hydrolase, whose product MTEKQETPTLPPLVAAQHRAMPFTRLTDCGMDPADARRLLTDTAAGTPWPDAAAALAEAQLERARRAQESGHRTTARQAYRFAAAALMFAQMAYQTDTPEKRELYARHTAAVAALAPEVQRVEIPHRDGVLGGWLCLPAGTPRATVVAWGGLSSWGAAYLPVADAYTARGLACLLVEGPGQGESRLRHGLYVDEQVIEGFARFVDLVEADPRLGGPIGVQGISFGGLFAAHLAAADSRVAAVVVNGAPAVPTVPEFRTAREQLSAVVGTDDLGRVTEVMDSLRFHPDKHRITCPLLLLHGGQDPLARYEDQEPFLRAADPAASTVRIWPDGEHTLYNHAAERDALTGDWFTDHLVGRGTSES is encoded by the coding sequence ATGACCGAGAAGCAGGAAACACCGACGCTGCCGCCGCTGGTCGCCGCCCAGCACCGGGCCATGCCCTTCACCCGGCTCACCGACTGCGGCATGGATCCCGCCGACGCCCGCCGCCTGCTGACCGACACCGCGGCCGGGACCCCGTGGCCGGACGCCGCCGCGGCCCTTGCGGAGGCGCAGCTCGAACGAGCCCGACGCGCACAGGAGTCGGGACACCGCACGACCGCCCGGCAGGCATACCGGTTCGCCGCCGCGGCCCTGATGTTCGCGCAGATGGCGTACCAGACCGACACCCCGGAGAAACGGGAGCTGTACGCCCGGCACACGGCCGCCGTCGCGGCTCTCGCGCCCGAGGTGCAGCGCGTGGAGATCCCGCACCGCGACGGCGTTCTCGGCGGCTGGCTGTGCCTGCCGGCCGGCACACCCCGGGCCACCGTGGTCGCGTGGGGTGGGCTCAGCAGCTGGGGAGCGGCGTATCTGCCGGTGGCTGACGCGTACACCGCGCGCGGCCTGGCCTGTCTGCTGGTGGAAGGGCCCGGCCAGGGCGAGTCACGGCTGCGCCACGGGCTGTACGTCGACGAGCAGGTCATCGAGGGCTTCGCCCGCTTCGTCGACCTGGTCGAGGCCGATCCCCGCCTCGGCGGCCCGATCGGCGTCCAGGGCATCAGTTTCGGCGGTCTGTTCGCCGCCCATCTGGCCGCCGCGGACTCGCGCGTCGCCGCGGTGGTCGTCAACGGTGCTCCGGCGGTACCGACCGTCCCGGAATTCCGTACCGCCCGCGAGCAGCTGTCAGCCGTGGTCGGCACGGACGACCTGGGCCGGGTGACGGAGGTCATGGACAGCCTGCGCTTTCACCCGGACAAGCACCGCATCACCTGCCCGCTGCTCCTGCTGCACGGCGGCCAGGATCCCCTCGCCCGCTACGAGGACCAGGAGCCGTTCCTGCGCGCCGCCGACCCCGCCGCCTCCACGGTGCGGATCTGGCCCGACGGCGAGCACACCCTCTACAACCACGCGGCCGAACGCGACGCGCTCACCGGAGACTGGTTCACCGACCACCTCGTCGGCCGGGGCACCTCCGAGAGTTAG
- a CDS encoding bifunctional 3-(3-hydroxy-phenyl)propionate/3-hydroxycinnamic acid hydroxylase, whose protein sequence is MAPHYDIAVVGYGPTGLAAASLLGRLGHRVVVCERWPTLYGLPRLTHIDDETARTIQAAGDVGEALRDSSMCQYLWVNGKGETLVNIPANPSGPMGYPDHISMYQPDVESAIDQRLRGYGTVDVRQGWSVTGLGQDDDGVTLHLRGWNADAYTADGPHADVRARYVIAADGSRSGVRELLGVERQDFGFNEQWVNVDAEWLRPQPPEFAYGTQYCDPARGHMTINIGHTRQRFEFALLPGETSEEMTTPEAAWRLLHEYHDLGPDDVRITRQLVYGFEARIATRWRTGRVFLAGDAAHTMPPYLGQGACSGLRDATNLAWKLHLTLGGQAPDALLDTYESERRPHVTALTHAAIGLGKVANTHDVEAAAARDAAFFAGKVPPPPPFPSLAHGVLRPGTDAPTGTLTPQGRIALPDGRTGRLDDLTGYGFTLVTAEDPTAALGPERLALLELLGCAVVALDTVDDLDGRHREYLHLLGAVAYLARPDFVLFGTAADSTDIGTLVDALDTALTAPMKVMA, encoded by the coding sequence ATGGCTCCGCACTATGACATCGCCGTCGTCGGCTACGGTCCGACCGGACTCGCCGCGGCGTCCCTGCTCGGTCGGCTCGGCCACCGGGTGGTGGTGTGCGAGCGCTGGCCGACCCTGTACGGGCTGCCCCGGCTGACCCACATCGACGACGAGACCGCCCGCACCATCCAGGCGGCCGGCGATGTCGGCGAGGCGCTGCGCGACTCGTCCATGTGTCAGTACCTGTGGGTCAACGGCAAGGGCGAGACCCTCGTGAACATCCCGGCGAACCCCAGTGGTCCGATGGGGTATCCGGATCACATCTCCATGTACCAGCCGGATGTGGAGAGCGCGATCGACCAGCGGCTGCGCGGCTACGGCACGGTCGACGTCCGCCAGGGCTGGTCGGTCACCGGCCTCGGCCAGGACGACGACGGCGTGACCTTGCACCTGCGCGGCTGGAACGCCGACGCGTACACCGCCGACGGGCCGCACGCAGACGTCCGGGCCCGCTATGTGATCGCCGCCGACGGCAGCCGCAGCGGGGTACGCGAACTGCTGGGCGTGGAGCGGCAGGACTTCGGCTTCAACGAGCAGTGGGTCAACGTCGACGCCGAGTGGCTGCGTCCCCAGCCGCCGGAGTTCGCGTACGGCACCCAGTACTGCGATCCCGCCCGCGGGCACATGACCATCAACATCGGTCACACGCGTCAGCGCTTCGAGTTCGCCTTGCTGCCGGGCGAGACCAGCGAGGAGATGACCACTCCGGAGGCCGCCTGGCGACTCCTGCACGAGTACCACGACCTGGGTCCGGACGACGTGCGGATCACCCGGCAGCTGGTCTACGGCTTCGAGGCCCGCATCGCCACCCGCTGGCGGACGGGCCGGGTCTTCCTGGCCGGCGACGCCGCCCACACCATGCCCCCCTATCTCGGCCAGGGGGCGTGCAGCGGCCTGCGCGACGCCACCAACCTCGCCTGGAAACTGCACCTGACGCTCGGCGGCCAGGCACCGGACGCGCTCCTGGACACCTACGAGAGCGAGCGTCGCCCGCACGTCACGGCACTCACCCACGCGGCGATCGGCCTCGGCAAGGTCGCCAACACGCATGACGTCGAGGCAGCGGCGGCCCGGGACGCGGCCTTCTTCGCCGGCAAGGTGCCCCCGCCACCCCCGTTCCCGTCCCTTGCCCACGGAGTGCTGCGCCCGGGCACGGACGCGCCGACCGGCACCCTCACCCCGCAAGGCCGTATCGCTCTGCCCGACGGGCGCACCGGGCGCCTCGACGACCTGACCGGCTACGGCTTCACCCTGGTCACGGCCGAGGATCCCACCGCCGCCCTCGGCCCGGAGCGGCTCGCCCTGCTGGAGCTCCTGGGCTGCGCCGTGGTCGCCCTCGACACGGTCGACGACCTCGACGGACGGCACCGCGAGTACCTCCACCTGCTCGGCGCGGTCGCGTATCTGGCCCGCCCCGACTTCGTCCTGTTCGGCACCGCCGCCGACAGCACCGACATCGGCACGCTCGTCGACGCCCTCGACACCGCGCTGACCGCACCCATGAAGGTGATGGCATGA
- a CDS encoding TetR/AcrR family transcriptional regulator, with amino-acid sequence MTESPTRRPAALREGSRRSQQDLMQAGYALLEEGGVDALTVAAVAERAGMAVGSIYRRFGDKEGLLLAIQRAFTDNLQAEIMERMSPERLRILRDPAVAVAEAVGAVTDAFQAHEALLRVFLLLGTRHEAVRIEGSRVSIEGNRYFAETLRHTPIAHTDPEAALDFAYRLIYASIAHRVTQGEFLESDRPLPWNALRSHLQTAVVSYLLDAPEND; translated from the coding sequence ATGACCGAGTCCCCCACCCGCAGGCCTGCCGCCCTCCGGGAAGGCAGTCGCCGTTCACAGCAGGACCTCATGCAGGCCGGGTACGCGCTGCTCGAAGAGGGCGGAGTGGACGCGCTGACCGTGGCCGCGGTCGCCGAGCGGGCCGGCATGGCGGTCGGCAGCATTTACCGCCGGTTCGGCGACAAGGAAGGACTTCTGCTGGCCATCCAGCGCGCCTTCACCGACAACCTCCAGGCCGAGATCATGGAACGGATGTCCCCGGAGCGGCTACGGATCCTGCGCGATCCGGCCGTGGCCGTCGCCGAGGCGGTCGGTGCGGTCACCGACGCCTTCCAGGCGCATGAAGCCCTGTTGCGCGTCTTCCTGCTGCTCGGCACCCGGCACGAAGCGGTACGGATCGAGGGCTCCCGCGTCAGCATCGAGGGCAATCGCTACTTCGCCGAGACACTGCGCCACACCCCCATCGCGCATACGGACCCCGAGGCCGCGCTCGACTTCGCCTACCGCCTGATCTACGCCTCGATCGCGCACCGCGTGACGCAGGGTGAATTCCTGGAGTCCGACCGCCCACTTCCCTGGAACGCACTGCGGAGCCACCTACAGACAGCGGTCGTCTCCTACCTCCTCGACGCCCCGGAAAACGACTGA
- a CDS encoding PaaX family transcriptional regulator C-terminal domain-containing protein → MSPTPFDHSEDVWTILNCPVPENLRKVRYQLHGRLTWAGFGAVQANLWIAPGRIDVEELLDDVFPAEALGLVQAFHGAPTGPSSPEQLLRAAWDLEALRAAHLGFLDRWEAADAASAEALPQLLLLLDDWGRLLRTDPGLPAAYLDEVWPAERSARTFQRLEARLGPLADEQLLQLMGAQG, encoded by the coding sequence GTGTCGCCCACGCCGTTCGACCACTCCGAGGACGTATGGACGATCTTGAACTGTCCGGTTCCGGAGAACCTGCGCAAGGTGCGTTACCAGCTCCACGGACGACTGACGTGGGCGGGCTTCGGCGCGGTCCAGGCCAACCTCTGGATCGCGCCCGGCCGAATCGACGTCGAGGAACTGCTGGACGACGTCTTCCCCGCGGAGGCACTCGGCCTCGTGCAGGCGTTCCATGGTGCCCCCACGGGACCCAGCAGCCCTGAACAACTGCTGCGCGCGGCCTGGGACCTGGAGGCACTGCGTGCGGCGCACCTCGGCTTCCTCGACCGCTGGGAAGCCGCGGACGCGGCGTCCGCCGAAGCCCTGCCCCAGCTCCTCCTGCTTCTCGACGACTGGGGACGACTGTTGCGCACCGACCCCGGACTGCCCGCCGCCTACCTGGACGAGGTCTGGCCTGCCGAGCGCTCCGCCCGGACATTCCAGCGCCTTGAGGCGCGACTCGGCCCGCTTGCAGACGAACAGCTTCTGCAGTTGATGGGTGCGCAGGGCTGA
- a CDS encoding MFS transporter — protein MRAENHRTTEAGANATSVSTPTDGRGGGLVRYVVAAALARTADGGAVVAVILLVTSSGGSGTLAGALGACITAPHLLGPFVARPLDLARDGRKVIASACLLYAAVLATGVLTYARVPALVTALLLAMAGTCGPLLTGGISSRLPAIVGPETRTQRRAQGWDVATYGVGGTVGPSLVAALSGWASPSAAALALAGGAGVAAGAVLLLPYAPAAHGGDKAAVLKPGPTLALVARTGQLRRTVYLTMIVALGVAALPITAVHMTQVLGVTTSTAAVLTAAYGLGNLAGSAVLMVFPLTGDPDRLMRCLALGVVVGLCMVAASHVFPLSVAAYGLTGVLNALFFASTLAARTEYAPAGARAQVFIWVAALKITSGSAGTALAGSLTGLDVRLPLLLGAAAISAAVLAATLEKRAVGSLTGSP, from the coding sequence ATGCGCGCCGAGAACCATCGGACCACCGAGGCCGGGGCGAACGCGACGAGTGTGTCGACTCCGACGGATGGCCGCGGGGGAGGCCTGGTGCGCTACGTGGTCGCCGCGGCCCTGGCCCGCACCGCCGACGGGGGAGCGGTCGTCGCCGTCATTCTGCTCGTCACCTCGTCGGGCGGCTCGGGGACGCTCGCAGGTGCGCTCGGCGCGTGCATCACCGCACCACACCTGCTCGGCCCGTTCGTCGCCCGCCCGCTGGACCTGGCGCGGGACGGACGCAAGGTCATCGCGTCGGCCTGCTTGTTGTACGCCGCCGTACTCGCCACCGGTGTCCTGACGTATGCCCGTGTGCCCGCCCTGGTCACCGCGCTGCTGCTGGCCATGGCCGGTACCTGCGGCCCTCTGCTGACCGGCGGCATCAGCAGCCGGCTGCCCGCGATCGTCGGACCGGAGACGCGTACTCAGCGGCGGGCACAGGGCTGGGATGTGGCCACGTACGGCGTCGGTGGCACCGTCGGTCCGTCTCTTGTGGCGGCCCTGTCGGGCTGGGCCTCTCCCTCCGCTGCCGCTCTCGCTCTGGCGGGCGGCGCCGGTGTGGCGGCGGGTGCCGTGCTCCTTCTGCCCTACGCGCCCGCGGCCCACGGTGGGGACAAGGCTGCAGTTCTCAAGCCGGGGCCCACCCTGGCCCTTGTGGCTCGCACCGGCCAACTGCGGCGCACCGTCTACCTGACCATGATCGTCGCGCTCGGTGTTGCCGCGCTCCCGATCACCGCAGTTCACATGACCCAAGTCCTGGGTGTCACCACATCCACCGCGGCGGTGCTGACCGCCGCCTACGGGCTCGGCAACCTGGCCGGCTCGGCGGTGCTGATGGTCTTCCCGCTCACCGGCGATCCGGACCGCCTCATGCGCTGCCTCGCCCTGGGGGTCGTCGTCGGCCTCTGCATGGTCGCCGCGAGCCACGTCTTCCCCCTGTCCGTGGCGGCGTACGGGCTGACAGGTGTTCTCAACGCCCTGTTCTTCGCCTCCACTCTGGCTGCCCGCACCGAGTACGCGCCCGCTGGGGCACGCGCCCAGGTCTTCATCTGGGTGGCGGCCCTGAAAATCACGTCGGGGTCCGCGGGCACCGCCCTCGCCGGTTCTCTCACGGGTTTGGACGTCCGTCTTCCTCTGCTCCTCGGCGCCGCCGCGATTTCGGCGGCTGTCCTGGCGGCGACGCTCGAGAAACGGGCCGTAGGGAGCCTCACAGGTTCCCCCTGA
- a CDS encoding dihydrodipicolinate synthase family protein encodes MFRGLSAFPLTPTDERGIDDTAYATLVARLAAVGVDSIGALGSTGGYAYLTREQRAHAAKIAVEAADGVPVIVGIGALRTAHVLALSEDAQKAGASGVLLAPMTYQPLTEDEVFGLYEDVTRELSVPLCVYDNPGTTHVNFTDELHGRIAQLPNIGSIKIPGVPDAPAQAKARVDALRTLIPETVTIGVSGDYTAARGLNAGCDAWYSVIGGTFPQTALALTRAAQNGDADRATDLSDELEPLWALFRRHGSLRVMSAAASHLGLTGEPNLPLPLRGLDEAARQDVVAVLSALKLTA; translated from the coding sequence ATGTTCCGCGGCCTGAGCGCCTTTCCCCTCACACCCACTGACGAGCGCGGCATCGACGACACGGCATACGCCACGCTCGTCGCTCGCCTCGCCGCCGTCGGCGTGGACTCGATCGGTGCGCTCGGCTCCACCGGCGGGTACGCCTACCTCACCCGGGAACAGCGCGCCCACGCTGCGAAGATCGCGGTCGAGGCCGCTGATGGCGTGCCTGTCATCGTCGGTATCGGCGCGCTGCGCACGGCCCATGTCCTGGCGCTGTCCGAGGACGCCCAGAAGGCGGGGGCTTCGGGTGTGTTGCTTGCTCCGATGACGTATCAGCCGCTCACCGAGGACGAAGTGTTCGGCCTGTACGAGGATGTCACCCGCGAACTGTCCGTGCCGCTGTGCGTGTACGACAACCCTGGCACCACACATGTGAACTTCACCGACGAACTGCACGGCCGGATCGCCCAGTTGCCGAATATCGGCTCGATCAAGATTCCCGGAGTGCCCGACGCCCCGGCGCAGGCCAAGGCCCGGGTCGACGCACTGCGGACGCTGATCCCGGAGACGGTCACCATCGGTGTGAGCGGCGACTACACGGCCGCCCGAGGGCTGAACGCCGGGTGCGACGCCTGGTACTCGGTCATCGGCGGTACGTTCCCACAGACCGCGCTCGCTCTCACTCGCGCCGCTCAGAACGGTGACGCCGATCGGGCGACGGACCTGTCCGACGAACTCGAGCCGCTGTGGGCACTGTTCCGCCGCCACGGCAGCCTGCGCGTCATGTCCGCTGCCGCTTCGCACCTCGGCCTGACGGGGGAGCCGAACCTGCCGCTTCCCCTGCGCGGGCTGGACGAGGCCGCACGTCAGGACGTCGTCGCCGTGCTGAGCGCCCTCAAGCTCACCGCCTGA
- a CDS encoding aminotransferase class I/II-fold pyridoxal phosphate-dependent enzyme — MQIRGTTAAEIAGSVRDQVAAGELAPRAVLPPVRALAAELGVNRNTVALAYRRLVEAGVAETRGRGGTVIAAVPQLAREGVGVGGDAVDLASGNPDPDLLPDILAAARGGHYRHPLYGVAAVDAGLAEWARADFAEDIEQPFRTLVVHGAVDATERLLNAHLTRGDTVAIEDPCFLASIGTLRLNGYRSAPVQVDGAGMRPDALRAALEDGARAVVCTPRAHNPTGASLTEERAADIRAVLADHPQVLVIEDDHFSAVSARPYHRITPPTTARWALVRSVSKFLGPDLRLALVATDADTAVRLEARLSAGTTWVSHLLQHIVRELLLDPGVLELHERAREAYAHRSGLLVDRLHAHGIEVPHRPDGLNVWIELDVDGRSAVGALAQRGWAVRPGHLFVRDPSTHQGAIRVTSSTISEPQAEAFAAELAAVVTELRTTGS; from the coding sequence GTGCAGATCAGAGGGACTACTGCGGCTGAGATCGCAGGCAGTGTCCGGGACCAGGTTGCTGCGGGAGAACTGGCGCCACGGGCAGTGCTGCCGCCGGTGCGGGCGCTCGCCGCCGAGCTGGGGGTCAACCGGAACACGGTGGCCCTGGCGTACCGGCGGCTCGTTGAAGCCGGGGTGGCCGAGACCCGGGGGCGTGGCGGCACGGTGATCGCGGCGGTGCCGCAGCTGGCCCGTGAAGGCGTTGGCGTCGGGGGCGACGCGGTCGACCTGGCCAGTGGCAATCCCGATCCGGACCTGCTGCCCGACATCCTGGCGGCAGCCAGGGGCGGGCACTACCGCCATCCCCTGTACGGCGTGGCCGCGGTCGACGCGGGGTTGGCCGAGTGGGCCCGCGCCGACTTCGCCGAGGACATCGAGCAGCCGTTCAGGACGCTGGTGGTGCACGGAGCGGTCGACGCCACCGAGCGCCTCCTCAACGCCCACCTCACCCGCGGCGACACGGTGGCGATCGAGGACCCCTGCTTCCTGGCGAGCATCGGCACGCTGCGGTTGAACGGCTACCGGTCCGCGCCGGTCCAGGTCGACGGCGCCGGCATGCGTCCCGACGCCCTGAGGGCCGCACTGGAGGACGGTGCCCGTGCGGTCGTCTGCACGCCCCGCGCCCACAACCCGACCGGTGCGAGCCTCACAGAGGAACGGGCGGCCGACATCCGCGCGGTCCTGGCCGACCACCCTCAGGTCCTGGTGATCGAGGACGACCACTTCTCAGCGGTCTCCGCACGGCCGTACCACCGCATCACCCCGCCGACCACCGCGCGCTGGGCGCTGGTGCGGTCCGTGTCCAAGTTCCTCGGCCCGGACCTGCGTCTCGCTCTCGTCGCCACCGACGCCGACACCGCCGTGCGCCTGGAGGCCCGGTTGAGCGCCGGCACCACATGGGTCAGCCATCTGCTGCAGCACATCGTCCGCGAACTGCTGCTCGATCCCGGTGTCCTTGAACTCCATGAACGGGCCCGCGAGGCGTACGCACACCGCAGCGGCCTACTTGTCGACCGGCTGCACGCCCATGGCATCGAGGTCCCTCACCGGCCCGACGGGTTGAATGTATGGATCGAACTGGACGTGGACGGCCGGTCGGCGGTCGGAGCCCTGGCACAGCGGGGCTGGGCTGTCCGGCCCGGCCACCTCTTCGTCCGTGACCCCTCCACCCACCAGGGCGCCATCCGGGTCACCAGCTCCACGATCAGCGAGCCGCAGGCCGAGGCGTTCGCCGCCGAACTTGCCGCAGTCGTAACGGAACTGCGGACGACTGGCAGCTGA
- a CDS encoding phosphotransferase, translating into MNEVNVVVAHSERATLRIGDVFLKVDTDQARIDIEVEAMALAPVPTPMVLWRKPPVLAITAVPGTALGRLGESSTASPAAWAAAGAAIRRLHDAPLPPWRGRRRRDPDELAAELDGECELLVKNGVLPADLVTRNRQVAEAALRPWTPAFTHGDLQIDHVFVDGGEVTGIIDWSEAGQGDALFDLATFTLGHEEHLDDVIAGYGTDVDLDLIRAWWSLRSLLGVRWLIEHGFDAFAPGCEVDVLKSRM; encoded by the coding sequence ATGAATGAGGTCAACGTCGTCGTCGCCCATTCCGAGCGCGCGACTCTGCGCATCGGTGACGTGTTCTTGAAGGTGGACACCGATCAGGCACGCATCGACATCGAGGTCGAGGCTATGGCCCTCGCGCCGGTACCGACCCCAATGGTCCTGTGGCGCAAGCCGCCCGTGCTCGCGATCACCGCGGTCCCGGGCACGGCGCTCGGCCGCCTGGGCGAGTCGTCGACCGCGTCGCCGGCGGCGTGGGCCGCGGCGGGCGCCGCCATCCGAAGGCTGCACGACGCACCGTTGCCGCCCTGGCGCGGCCGACGCCGCCGGGATCCCGACGAGTTGGCGGCGGAACTCGACGGCGAGTGCGAGTTGCTCGTGAAGAACGGCGTCCTGCCCGCCGACCTGGTCACCCGCAACCGCCAGGTCGCCGAGGCCGCACTCCGGCCGTGGACGCCGGCGTTCACGCACGGCGACCTGCAGATCGATCACGTCTTCGTCGACGGCGGCGAGGTCACCGGCATCATCGACTGGTCCGAGGCGGGCCAGGGTGACGCCCTGTTCGACCTCGCCACCTTCACGCTCGGACACGAGGAACACCTCGACGACGTCATCGCCGGCTACGGCACCGACGTCGACCTCGACCTGATCCGCGCGTGGTGGTCGTTGCGAAGCCTGCTGGGGGTTCGCTGGCTGATCGAGCACGGCTTCGACGCGTTCGCGCCGGGCTGTGAGGTCGACGTGCTGAAATCCCGGATGTGA